A genome region from candidate division KSB1 bacterium includes the following:
- a CDS encoding PASTA domain-containing protein — MKTLSKYRKNKYSAVRTQRPRILPQKEKVWRFRFVQLSLYLVAGVLFLRLVQIQVFGHEKYTRLAEQQYVAGHVQKAQRGLIFDRNHKPLALSNPSFDIGVDKRMIGDPEKLSRKLAVVLKKSLSEIVNKIKKGNKFVILERKIDQKKAAMINVMNLEGVSIVESTERVYPFKEKLAQVLGFVDIDGNGLSGVELQFDEHLRGEDGWSVLQKDARGKKILPISSSSENQKSGDDVVLTIDHVIQTIAEEELSATVSRFNAKGGSVIVTNPHTGEILAMASQPGFDANQAGKTSPETWRIRSITDIFEPGSTFKIVTMMAALENGVKKLDDVVFCENGKYKIFGEVINDPESRSWLSFKNVFKYSSNIGAAKIAQEIGKEKMYKAARNFGFGIKSGVELPGGVSGILNKQTEWSRFSLLAISYGHEVAVTPLQMAMAYGAIANGGKLMKPVIIKTIKSKSQETVSEFWPQSIRRVMSAKTAQIMTSILKEVVADGTGTLARISSGRVAGKTGTAQKPLDGGSGYSNTKYIASFGGFYPADHPEYLIYVAIDEPYPIHSGGHVAAPAFKKILQHILKIYPTPNETPAKQIQKPGIEAIPDLTGRRVETAKQILENLNIQYQTNGSGQIVKSQKLQTDPDSGEFQKIILTLSDFSYENEYVIMPKLTGLSMRRAISELSIKGLSAKVFGSGRVYRQDPEPGKKIKAGARCMLEFKPRNKIETLFN; from the coding sequence GTGAAGACATTATCCAAATATCGAAAAAATAAATATTCTGCGGTCAGAACCCAAAGGCCGAGGATACTACCGCAAAAGGAAAAGGTCTGGAGGTTTCGCTTTGTACAGCTTAGCTTATACCTGGTTGCGGGGGTTTTATTTTTGCGCCTGGTGCAAATCCAAGTCTTCGGGCACGAAAAATACACCAGGTTGGCTGAACAGCAGTATGTCGCAGGGCACGTGCAAAAAGCTCAAAGAGGTCTAATTTTTGATCGGAATCACAAACCCCTCGCCCTGAGTAATCCCTCTTTTGATATTGGTGTGGACAAACGAATGATTGGCGATCCTGAAAAATTAAGCCGTAAGCTGGCGGTGGTTCTAAAGAAAAGTTTATCGGAAATTGTTAATAAAATTAAGAAAGGGAATAAATTTGTTATACTGGAAAGAAAAATTGATCAAAAGAAAGCGGCGATGATTAATGTAATGAACCTGGAGGGAGTCAGTATCGTTGAGTCCACTGAAAGAGTGTATCCTTTTAAGGAAAAACTGGCGCAAGTTCTCGGGTTTGTGGACATCGACGGAAACGGGCTAAGCGGCGTTGAACTGCAATTTGATGAACATTTGAGAGGTGAGGACGGCTGGAGCGTTCTCCAAAAAGATGCCCGGGGCAAAAAAATCTTACCGATTAGCTCCTCTAGCGAAAACCAAAAAAGCGGTGACGATGTTGTCCTGACCATTGACCATGTGATTCAAACGATTGCCGAAGAAGAATTAAGTGCAACTGTCTCCCGATTTAACGCCAAAGGCGGCAGTGTTATTGTGACCAACCCTCACACAGGTGAAATTCTGGCGATGGCTTCTCAACCTGGTTTCGATGCAAATCAGGCGGGAAAAACTTCCCCCGAAACCTGGAGAATCCGCTCGATAACGGATATTTTCGAACCGGGTTCAACTTTTAAAATTGTTACCATGATGGCCGCTCTGGAAAACGGAGTTAAAAAACTTGATGACGTTGTTTTTTGTGAAAACGGTAAATATAAAATATTTGGGGAAGTCATAAACGACCCGGAGAGTCGCTCCTGGCTTTCTTTTAAAAATGTTTTTAAATATTCTAGCAATATTGGTGCAGCTAAGATTGCCCAGGAAATCGGCAAAGAGAAAATGTACAAGGCTGCCAGAAATTTTGGCTTTGGCATTAAATCAGGAGTCGAGTTGCCGGGAGGAGTCTCTGGTATTTTAAATAAACAGACCGAGTGGTCGAGGTTTTCGCTGTTGGCAATTTCTTATGGTCATGAAGTCGCGGTCACTCCGCTGCAAATGGCCATGGCTTACGGCGCAATTGCAAACGGTGGAAAACTCATGAAGCCGGTAATTATAAAAACAATAAAAAGTAAAAGCCAGGAAACCGTATCTGAGTTTTGGCCCCAAAGCATCCGTAGAGTTATGTCTGCGAAAACAGCCCAAATAATGACCTCAATTTTAAAAGAGGTTGTTGCAGACGGCACCGGCACTTTAGCCCGGATTTCAAGTGGACGTGTCGCAGGAAAAACTGGCACCGCACAAAAGCCGCTCGATGGCGGGTCCGGTTACTCCAACACAAAATATATCGCTTCTTTTGGCGGCTTTTACCCGGCAGATCATCCGGAGTATTTGATCTATGTCGCAATTGACGAACCTTATCCTATTCACTCCGGGGGGCACGTGGCTGCGCCGGCGTTTAAAAAAATTCTTCAGCACATTTTGAAGATTTACCCAACCCCTAACGAAACGCCTGCCAAACAAATTCAAAAGCCGGGTATCGAGGCAATTCCTGATTTAACTGGCAGAAGAGTAGAAACAGCAAAGCAGATTTTAGAAAATTTGAACATTCAATATCAAACAAACGGCAGCGGGCAAATTGTCAAAAGTCAAAAGTTACAGACAGACCCGGATTCGGGTGAGTTTCAGAAAATAATTTTAACTCTATCAGATTTTTCCTATGAAAATGAATATGTAATCATGCCGAAATTAACCGGTTTATCCATGCGCAGAGCCATCTCTGAATTGTCAATTAAAGGCTTGAGCGCTAAAGTGTTTGGCAGCGGTCGTGTTTACAGGCAGGATCCTGAGCCCGGGAAAAAAATCAAGGCCGGGGCCAGATGCATGCTGGAATTTAAGCCCAGAAATAAAATCGAGACTCTTTTCAATTGA
- a CDS encoding phospho-N-acetylmuramoyl-pentapeptide-transferase — translation MFYYLLYPLKEIVSGFNIFRYITFRSAAAAITALFISFVVGPYIIKKLRQKQIREEIRKDGPQSHLQKSGTPTMGGLIILAAVIIPTLLWAQVLNIYVQLILFATLWMGIVGFIDDYLKVVKKLPKGLVARYKLLGQLTLGAIVGGVIYFAPQFADISTLSTLPFFKDYEIDFGVFYIPMVIFVIIATSNSVNLTDGLDGLAIGLVGISGLAWAIIAYFSGRTDFSDYLNILYLPGAGELTVYCAALVGASLGFLWFNSHPAQVFMGDTGSLALGSALGTLAILLKKELLLIIIGGVFAAEALSVIFQVLYYKQTKKRLFKMAPIHHHFELSGWSESTVVVRFWIIAILLVLFSLSTFKIR, via the coding sequence ATGTTCTATTATCTACTTTATCCGTTAAAAGAGATTGTCTCCGGATTTAATATCTTTCGGTATATTACGTTTCGATCAGCCGCGGCAGCCATTACTGCCCTGTTTATCAGTTTTGTGGTCGGGCCTTACATCATCAAGAAACTGCGGCAAAAACAGATCAGAGAGGAAATTCGCAAGGACGGTCCCCAGAGTCACTTACAAAAATCAGGCACTCCCACTATGGGCGGACTGATCATCTTAGCCGCCGTGATTATCCCTACCCTGCTTTGGGCCCAGGTCTTGAATATTTATGTCCAGCTAATATTGTTTGCGACCCTTTGGATGGGCATCGTGGGATTTATAGACGACTATCTTAAAGTCGTTAAAAAGCTTCCCAAGGGACTGGTTGCCCGATACAAGCTCCTGGGACAATTAACGCTCGGAGCAATCGTCGGGGGCGTTATTTACTTTGCGCCTCAGTTTGCTGACATCAGTACTTTAAGTACGCTGCCATTCTTCAAGGACTATGAAATCGATTTCGGCGTCTTTTATATTCCAATGGTTATCTTTGTGATTATTGCTACCTCAAACTCGGTCAACTTAACCGACGGGTTGGATGGTCTGGCAATCGGTTTGGTTGGTATCTCGGGTTTGGCCTGGGCAATCATCGCCTATTTTTCCGGCCGTACTGATTTCAGCGATTATCTGAACATCCTTTACCTGCCGGGCGCTGGCGAGTTGACCGTTTATTGTGCGGCATTGGTTGGCGCATCGCTGGGATTCCTTTGGTTCAATTCGCATCCGGCGCAGGTATTTATGGGTGACACTGGCTCGCTGGCGCTGGGAAGTGCGCTCGGCACATTGGCTATCTTACTAAAAAAAGAGCTTTTGTTAATTATTATTGGCGGCGTGTTTGCAGCCGAGGCCCTTTCAGTGATTTTCCAGGTGCTCTACTACAAACAGACGAAGAAGCGTCTGTTTAAAATGGCGCCGATTCATCATCACTTTGAATTGAGTGGCTGGTCTGAATCCACTGTGGTAGTGCGTTTTTGGATAATCGCAATTCTGCTTGTCTTGTTTAGTTTGAGTACATTTAAAATTCGTTAA
- the rsmH gene encoding 16S rRNA (cytosine(1402)-N(4))-methyltransferase RsmH, whose amino-acid sequence MFHEPVLKEEALSFLVTAKNGIYLDGTLGGGGHSEAILKNINKSGRLIALDLDNDAIHFSRTRLKHKNFLVEQANFKNLGEVLKKLKINRVHGILLDLGVSSYQIDTAEKGFSYRASGKLDMRMNSKQQLTAHEIANTFSEEKLCEIFKKYGEERRYRAISRVIIKEREKNVIETTTDLQEIISVVLPYQNRIKSLSRIFQALRIAVNEELENLKAALESGLDYLTTGGRLVVISYHSLEDRIVKNFFKQESRRCVCPPDLPICVCGEPGRLKILTKRSIQPSKEEVQRNPRSRSARLRTAEMLEEREALRLRSDPAP is encoded by the coding sequence GTGTTTCATGAACCCGTTTTAAAGGAAGAGGCTTTGAGCTTTCTCGTCACCGCGAAGAACGGAATCTATTTGGATGGCACCTTAGGCGGCGGTGGTCATAGCGAGGCAATTTTGAAGAACATCAACAAAAGCGGTCGGCTCATCGCCTTAGATCTCGACAATGACGCCATTCATTTTAGTCGGACACGCTTAAAGCATAAAAACTTTTTGGTAGAACAGGCGAATTTCAAAAACCTTGGGGAGGTTCTGAAAAAACTAAAAATAAACCGCGTACATGGAATCCTGCTCGATCTAGGTGTCTCGTCGTATCAGATCGACACTGCCGAAAAGGGATTTAGCTATCGTGCTTCAGGAAAACTCGACATGCGGATGAATTCAAAACAACAACTCACAGCACACGAAATCGCGAACACATTTTCCGAAGAAAAGTTATGTGAAATCTTCAAAAAGTATGGCGAAGAAAGACGCTATCGAGCTATCTCGCGGGTTATCATAAAGGAAAGAGAAAAAAATGTCATTGAAACCACCACAGATTTGCAAGAAATCATCAGCGTGGTTCTCCCCTACCAGAACCGGATAAAGTCTCTTTCGAGAATTTTTCAAGCACTTCGAATTGCGGTGAACGAAGAGTTGGAAAACCTGAAGGCAGCTTTAGAAAGTGGGTTAGATTATTTGACCACGGGTGGCAGATTGGTCGTTATCAGCTATCATTCTTTGGAAGATAGAATCGTAAAGAATTTTTTCAAACAAGAGTCAAGGCGCTGTGTCTGTCCCCCGGATTTGCCCATTTGCGTCTGCGGCGAACCCGGGAGGCTAAAAATTTTGACCAAACGATCGATTCAACCGTCGAAAGAAGAAGTTCAGCGCAATCCGCGGAGCCGTAGTGCGCGGCTAAGAACAGCAGAGATGCTCGAGGAGCGTGAAGCCCTTAGGCTACGCTCAGACCCGGCTCCGTGA
- a CDS encoding S9 family peptidase, with protein sequence MENLHFLKSLITFTSLLCLTVGISFPEEKEKQPEDKWTPKLSMKYKSILGTAMSPDGKLIAYVVREPVMEEEKSEYLSHIWVVSSDGKSDVQYTRGEKSASNPTFSPAGKHLAFTSSRTEKNQVWVMRVMGGEAEQVTEAKSGVASYQWSPDGKYIAYTMKDPDTEEEEKAKKEKKDVILVDQNFKYNHLYKVPLARNSEEKRQAKRLTAGEFHITSFDWSPDGKNIVFSHQADPRINTSRSGTDISVVPADSGEVKPLVVRPGADRNPEYSPDGKWIAFISHGGQSENIGLGDLYLVSDAGGTPEKLTETPDRNIRSIDWSSDGKRIFVTESFRTSRHLFTIPVDGNELGFITSGDGIFSSVSFNDKTNQMAVTYQNLASPVEVYTSPIKEINMKKLTAVNSNVPRPKMAKTELIKWKSKDGFEIEGLLTYPVDYEKGRAYPLILNVHGGPAGVYRQSFTGNPSIYMIQYFAQQGYAILRSNPRGSTGYGKDFRYANFKDWGFGDYEDIMSGVDKVIDMGVGHPDSLCLMGWSYGGYMTSYVVTKTNRFKAASMGAGLPNLVSMVTTTDIPDYLVAHMGGEFWEDYETYEKHSAIYRIKNVTTPTQVIHGAKDLRVPFTQGQEFYVALSRLGVPTEMIVYPRTPHGPREPKFLMDVSERILTWFEKHLGRGKPTELTAK encoded by the coding sequence ATGGAAAATCTACATTTTCTAAAAAGTTTGATCACATTTACTTCTTTGTTATGCTTGACCGTTGGAATCTCTTTCCCCGAAGAAAAAGAAAAGCAGCCCGAAGACAAATGGACGCCGAAACTCAGCATGAAATACAAATCAATTCTAGGGACTGCAATGTCTCCCGACGGGAAATTGATCGCTTATGTAGTCAGAGAACCGGTGATGGAAGAAGAGAAATCGGAGTATCTGAGCCATATCTGGGTTGTTTCATCAGATGGCAAATCAGATGTTCAGTATACACGCGGCGAAAAATCGGCCTCGAACCCGACTTTCTCACCGGCTGGCAAACACCTCGCTTTTACCTCCTCACGCACTGAGAAAAATCAGGTTTGGGTTATGCGAGTCATGGGCGGCGAAGCCGAGCAGGTGACGGAGGCTAAAAGTGGAGTAGCTTCGTACCAATGGTCGCCCGACGGAAAGTACATTGCTTATACAATGAAAGACCCCGACACTGAAGAAGAGGAGAAGGCGAAGAAAGAAAAAAAAGACGTCATTCTCGTCGATCAGAATTTTAAATACAATCATTTGTACAAAGTGCCTTTAGCGAGAAATTCAGAGGAGAAACGGCAGGCAAAGCGGTTAACCGCCGGTGAGTTTCACATCACGTCCTTCGACTGGTCACCTGATGGAAAAAACATCGTGTTTTCTCATCAAGCCGATCCGCGGATTAATACATCTCGAAGCGGTACTGATATTTCTGTTGTGCCTGCAGATAGCGGAGAGGTTAAACCTTTGGTCGTCAGACCAGGTGCTGACCGCAATCCTGAATACTCGCCAGACGGCAAATGGATTGCTTTTATTTCACATGGCGGCCAGTCCGAAAATATCGGCCTTGGGGACCTGTATCTTGTTTCTGACGCTGGAGGTACACCTGAGAAGTTGACCGAAACACCCGACCGCAATATTCGCTCAATTGATTGGTCGAGCGATGGAAAACGCATTTTTGTAACCGAGTCCTTTCGAACCTCTCGTCATCTGTTTACCATTCCTGTAGACGGAAATGAGCTTGGTTTCATAACAAGCGGCGACGGTATTTTTAGTTCAGTTTCTTTTAATGACAAAACCAATCAGATGGCTGTTACTTATCAAAATTTGGCTTCGCCTGTTGAAGTTTATACCTCTCCAATTAAAGAAATAAACATGAAAAAGCTGACGGCAGTAAATTCAAATGTCCCCAGACCAAAGATGGCAAAAACCGAATTGATTAAGTGGAAATCGAAAGATGGTTTTGAGATAGAAGGCCTGTTAACGTATCCTGTCGATTATGAAAAAGGCCGCGCCTATCCATTGATTTTAAATGTTCACGGCGGGCCTGCGGGGGTTTACAGACAATCGTTCACTGGCAATCCTTCTATTTACATGATTCAATACTTCGCGCAACAAGGCTACGCAATTCTGCGCTCCAACCCGCGCGGCAGCACCGGCTATGGCAAGGATTTCCGCTATGCCAATTTCAAAGATTGGGGATTTGGCGATTACGAGGACATTATGTCCGGTGTCGATAAAGTCATCGACATGGGAGTTGGCCACCCGGACAGCCTTTGCCTGATGGGTTGGAGTTATGGCGGCTACATGACATCTTACGTGGTCACCAAGACCAACCGGTTTAAAGCAGCCAGCATGGGCGCAGGGTTACCAAACCTGGTCAGCATGGTTACTACCACCGACATTCCGGATTATTTAGTGGCCCATATGGGCGGAGAGTTCTGGGAGGATTACGAAACCTACGAAAAACATTCTGCGATTTACCGAATCAAAAATGTCACTACGCCAACACAGGTGATTCATGGCGCTAAAGATCTACGGGTTCCGTTTACGCAAGGCCAGGAATTTTACGTTGCACTTTCACGCCTTGGTGTGCCGACGGAAATGATTGTTTATCCCAGGACGCCACACGGTCCACGCGAGCCCAAGTTTTTGATGGACGTTTCGG
- the murF gene encoding UDP-N-acetylmuramoyl-tripeptide--D-alanyl-D-alanine ligase: MDLTLNRFLGTRNCSFTYRGSEEKLHQQISGVSIDSRTIQPNEVYFALRGENHDGHDFVLSAFKRQAKAAVVEAKWWVKNKLGFESYPIFVVDDSLKALQESANEYRSKFNIPVLGLTGTNGKTTTKEMVAAVLSEAGKVCKNEGNLNNHIGVPLTLFKLNDSHKILVIEMGMNHFGEIARLCEIAQPDFGLITNIGRGHLEFLKTLEGVAKAKMELFEYLSPNGTPFINLDDPLIVKHAQKFKKSMTYGFSKKANVTGEMPGTNEHGFPVMQVDGVEIKINFLGNHNLINALAAIAVGTEFGIELSQMKSALQNVKLPGKRMEVLKHKKMLILNDAYNANPDSTLAALETLHSIPASGRKIFIFADMLELGELALSEHAKIGESLKNYGIDVFFAFGQLAAEAVLAAKKSGENLIAKHFEDKEALIGELSELPRESETILVKGSQGMKMEEVVEALLEK, from the coding sequence ATGGATCTAACTTTAAATCGGTTTTTAGGAACTCGAAATTGTTCATTTACTTACAGAGGGTCTGAAGAAAAATTACACCAGCAGATCTCGGGAGTCTCAATCGATTCGAGGACAATTCAACCTAATGAGGTTTACTTTGCGCTTCGCGGAGAAAACCATGATGGTCATGATTTTGTGCTGAGTGCATTTAAAAGACAAGCAAAAGCAGCGGTCGTCGAGGCGAAATGGTGGGTAAAAAACAAACTTGGATTTGAAAGCTACCCGATTTTTGTTGTTGATGATTCGCTTAAAGCGTTGCAGGAATCCGCAAACGAATATCGCAGCAAATTCAACATTCCGGTCCTTGGGCTGACCGGCACGAACGGCAAGACAACGACCAAAGAAATGGTCGCGGCGGTTTTATCGGAAGCCGGTAAGGTTTGCAAAAACGAGGGCAATCTGAACAACCACATTGGCGTGCCGTTGACGCTTTTCAAACTGAATGACAGCCACAAAATCCTGGTTATAGAAATGGGCATGAATCATTTCGGAGAAATTGCGCGGCTTTGCGAGATTGCGCAGCCGGATTTTGGTTTGATTACAAATATCGGACGTGGACACCTTGAGTTTCTCAAAACTTTGGAAGGAGTTGCCAAGGCAAAAATGGAGCTTTTTGAATACCTTTCACCAAATGGCACCCCCTTTATAAATCTTGACGATCCGTTGATTGTAAAACACGCACAAAAATTTAAAAAAAGCATGACTTACGGATTTAGTAAAAAAGCAAATGTGACTGGTGAAATGCCCGGAACGAATGAACACGGCTTTCCAGTCATGCAGGTCGATGGAGTAGAAATTAAAATCAACTTCCTGGGAAATCATAATCTAATCAACGCGCTTGCCGCGATTGCTGTTGGCACTGAATTCGGGATCGAGCTTAGTCAGATGAAATCCGCCCTCCAAAATGTTAAACTGCCGGGCAAACGCATGGAAGTTTTAAAGCATAAAAAAATGCTTATTTTAAATGATGCTTACAACGCTAACCCGGACTCAACTCTTGCAGCTTTGGAGACCTTGCACTCAATTCCGGCTTCCGGGAGAAAAATTTTTATCTTTGCGGACATGTTAGAATTGGGAGAACTAGCGCTTTCAGAGCATGCAAAAATCGGCGAGTCTCTAAAAAATTATGGCATTGATGTGTTTTTTGCTTTTGGACAGCTCGCCGCCGAAGCTGTACTGGCGGCCAAAAAGTCCGGAGAAAATCTAATCGCAAAACATTTTGAGGATAAGGAAGCCCTCATTGGTGAGTTGAGTGAGTTACCCAGAGAGAGTGAAACGATCTTAGTAAAGGGATCGCAGGGAATGAAAATGGAAGAAGTGGTCGAGGCTTTACTTGAAAAATAA